Proteins from one Cicer arietinum cultivar CDC Frontier isolate Library 1 chromosome 3, Cicar.CDCFrontier_v2.0, whole genome shotgun sequence genomic window:
- the LOC101496184 gene encoding uncharacterized protein, which yields MYSRVAADVRRRSNRVFSLTCLKQGFATRTHTADPDIHSGQQKPGYTNYRDSPQGTSRGDSDTNTKFADTDKIPNSEEEGIFESPKSPCESSPKLKNAGVNQRLDPNIQQKRKQGTKALEDVSCAGLDGTPWPEEERIKEEDLRGDNQDYYRHRKASPLSELEFADTRKPVSRVMHGTADSGRGGDVIGWLPEQLETAEETLLRAAEMWRQQAMRGDPDAPHSRVLRALRGEDF from the exons ATGTATTCACGAGTAGCAGCAGATGTAAGAAGAAGATCGAACCGAGTCTTCTCTTTAACATGTCTGAAACAAGGATTTGCCACTCGCACCCATACCGCAGACCCTGATATCCATTCAGGACAACAAAAACCCGGCTATACTAATTACAGAGATTCGCCCCAA GGTACAAGTAGAGGTGATAGTGACACAAATACCAAGTTTGCTGACACAGATAAAATACCAAATAGTGAAGAAGAAGGAATTTTCGAGTCTCCAAAATCTCCATGTGAATCATCCCCTAAACTAAAGAACGCAGGAGTGAACCAGCGATTGGATCCAAACATTCAGCAAAAGCGTAAGCAAGGGACAAAAGCTTTAGAAGATGTGAGTTGTGCTGGTCTAGATGGAACTCCATGGCCAGAGGAGGAGAGAATCAAAGAAGAAGATCTGCGAGGGGATAATCAAGATTACTATAGACATCGTAAAGCGTCTCCATTGTCCGAGTTGGAGTTTGCAGATACAAGAAAGCCTGTGTCACGTGTGATGCACGGGACTGCGGATTCTGGAAGAGGTGGTGATGTGATTGGCTGGTTGCCGGAACAGCTTGAAACGGCGGAGGAGACTCTCTTGAGAGCAGCTGAGATGTGGAGGCAGCAGGCTATGCGTGGTGACCCTGATGCACCTCATTCAAGGGTTCTTAGAGCTCTTCGTGGCGAAGACTTTTGA
- the LOC101495308 gene encoding zinc finger CCCH domain-containing protein 1 has protein sequence MEDSEAKSAENQQSAQVCSFFRKPVNKKNIRKRTVDNEDNEDDSNSESSLMHVQKKTTKSDNKLFFSSGSSKSFASAEQNEESEKPVFHFESSKEIQVSHDSKATATLETETDFSKDARAIRERALKQASESLKGKTTGSEDKKLYKGVNSYTDYKAGFRREQTIASEKAGGSHGPLRASAHIRVSARFDYQPDICKDYKETGYCGYGDSCKFMHDRGDYKSGWQMEKEWDEAEKARKMRLAAGEGAEEEGTNLNDDDSDDEDSLPFACFICRNPFVDPVATKCKHYFCEHCALKHHAKNKKCFVCNQPTLGIFNVAHEIRKKMAEDK, from the exons ATGGAAGATTCTGAAGCCAAATCTGCTGAAAACCAGCAAAGTGCACAAG tGTGTAGTTTCTTCCGAAAACCAGTTAATAAGAAGAACATAAGGAAACGCACTGTTGATAACGAAGATAATGAGGATGACTCAAACAGTGAAAGCTCTTTGATGCATGTTCAGAAAAAGACCACGAAGTCCGACAATAAGTTGTTCTTTTCCAGCGGCTCTTCAAAAAGCTTTGCATCTGCCGAACAAAATGAAGAATCTGAGAAACCTGTCTTCCATTTTGAGTCTTCCAAAGAGATTCAAGTTTCACACGATAGCAAAGCAACTGCAACTCTGGAGACTGAAACTGATTTTTCGAAAGATGCTCGTGCCATCCGTGAAAGAGCTCTTAAGCAAGCGTCGGAGAGTCTCAAGGGAAAAACCACTGGATCAGaggataaaaaattatacaaggGAGTCAATAGTTACACAGACTATAAGGCTGGATTCCGTAGAGAGCAAACAATTGCCAGTGAGAAGGCTGGTGGGTCACATGGTCCTCTTAGGGCTTCCGCTCACATAAGAGTTAGTGCCAGATTTGATTATCAGCCTGATATATGCAAGGATTATAAGGAAACTGGTTACTGTGGGTATGGCGATTCGTGTAAATTTATGCATGATCGAGGTGATTACAAATCTGGTTGGCAGATGGAGAAGGAATGGGATGAAGCTGAGAAAGCAAGGAAGATGAGGTTGGCTGCGGGTGAGGGTGCGGAAGAGGAGGGTACAAATTTGAACGATGATGACAGTGATGATGAGGATTCATTACCATTTGCATGTTTCATTTGTAGAAATCCATTTGTGGATCCTGTGGCAACCAAGTGCAAACACTACTTCTGTGAGCATTGTGCATTGAAG CATCATGCAAAGAATAAGAAGTGTTTTGTCTGCAACCAACCAACACTTGGCATTTTTAATGTTGCTCATGAGATACGAAAGAAGATGGCTGAGGATAAATAA